Sequence from the Aromatoleum petrolei genome:
GCGCAGCCGCCATCTTCATCTGCTCGTATTCGAGCAGCCTGCGTACCAGTTCGGCGCGCGGGTCGAGCGATTCGTCCTCGCTCTCGCGCGGTGGGCGCGGCAGCAACATGCGCGACTTGATCTCCAGCAGCGTCGCGGCCATGAGCAGATAGTCGGCTGCGAGTTCGAGGTTGTGTCGGCGCATCGCCTCGACATAGACGAGGTACTGCTCGGTGAGCGGCGCCATCGGGATGTCGAGGATGTTCAGGTTGGCCTTGCGGATCAGGTAGAGCAGCAGGTCGAGCGGCCCCTCGAAGGCGTCGAGGAAGATTTCGAGCGCGTCGGGCGGGATGTAGAGATCCTTGGGCAGCTCGAGCATCGGCTCGCCGTACAGGCGAGCGAAGACCTCGACCGGGACGGGTGTCTCGGCCGGAGCCAGTGCAAGCGGCATGTTCATGCCACGCTCATCCTGCAAGCCACAGTCTGTCGGTGCGTCAGCGATATGAGAGGCCCATCGCCTCGCGCACGTCGCGCATCGTCTCTTCGGCGAGCACAGCGGCGCGTTCGCAGCCGTCGGCGACAATGCGCCGCATCAGGGCGGGGTCGTCGAGGTAGCGCTGGGCGCGCTCGTGCATGATGACCTGTTCCTTGAGGACGCCGTCGATGACCGGCTGCTTGCACTCGATACAACCGATGCCGGCGCTGCGGCAACCCTGCTGCACCCAGTTGCGCGTGTCATCGTCGGAGTAGATGAGATGAAACTGCCACACCGGACACTTTTCCGGATCGCCTGGATCGGTGCGGCGCACACGTGCCGGGTCGGTCTGCATGGTGCGGATCTTCTTCGTCACCGTGGCCGGATCTTCGCGCAGGAAGATGGTGTTGCCGTAGCTTTTCGACATCTTCTGGCCGTCCAGGCCGGGCATGCGCGCGGCCTCGGTGAGGAGCGCACCCGGCTCTACGAGGATCATCTTGCCGCTGCCTTCGAGGTAGCCGTGCAGGCGCTCGAGATCGACATGGCTGACACTGCCCGCATCGCGCAGGATGAGCCGCGCCTGCTCGAGCGCTTCGGTTTCGCCTTCCTGCTGGAAGCGCTTGCGCAGCTCCTCGAACAGTTTGCCGGTCTTGCCGCCCAGCTTCTTGACGGCCTCCCTGGCCTTGTCCTCGAAGCCGGGCTCGCGCCCGAACATGTGGTTGAAGCGACGTGCGATCTCGCGAGTGAATTCGATGTGCGGAACCTGGTCTTCCCCGACGGGAACCTTGTCTGCCCGGTACAGGAGGATGTCCGCCGACATCAGCAGCGGATAGCCGAGGAAACCGTAGGTGGCGAGGTCCTTGTGGGCGAGCTTTTCCTGCTGGTCCTTGTAGGTCGGGACACGCTCGAGCCAGCCCACCGGCGAAATCATGGACAGCAGCAGGTGCAGTTCGGCGTGCTGGGGCACCTTGGACTGGATGAAGATGGTCGCCTTCTCGGGATCGACACCGGCCGCGAGCCAGTCGACGAGCATGTCCCACACGCTGTCGGTGATGACCTCCGGATTATCGTAGACCGTGGTCAATGCATGCCAGTCGGCAACGAAGAACAGGCAGGGGTATTCCTCCTGCAGTTTGACCCAGTTCTTGAGCACGCCGTGGTAGTGGCCGAGATGAAGTCGCCCGGTCGGGCGCATGCCTGAGAGAACGCGTTCTGCGTACATGATTTAAAACCCGAAAAGCGTCGCGAGAAGGATCTGAAAGAGTGCGATCAGCGGCCACAGGATTTGGCCGAGGATGCCGGTGAAAAGGAGCACGAGAAGAATCGGGAAGCCGTAGGGCTCGATACGCGCGAATTTCCACGCCAGCCGGTGCGGCAGCAGGCTGACGACGATGCGACCGCCATCGAGCGGCGGAATCGGCAGGAGATTGAGCAGCATCAGCACCGAATTGATCTGGATGCCGGCCATGCCCATCTCGCGCATCGGTTCCGCGTACATGCCGTGCGGATCGGACATGCCGAACTTCAGCAGCAGCGCCCAACCGAGCGCCATCAGGAAATTCATGAACGGCCCTGCCGCCGCCACCCAGAGCATGTCGGCCTTGGGCCGGCGCAGGCGATTGAAATTGACGGGCACCGGCTTCGCCCAGCCGAACAGCATTCCTCCGCTCCCCAGCAGCGAACTGAGCGCGAGGATGGCACCCGGCACGATCACGGTTCCGACCGGATCGATGTGCTTGAAGGGATTGAGGGTGATGCGTCCCTCGAGCTCCGCCGTGGGATCGCCGAAATGCCGCGCCACATAGCCGTGCGCAGCCTCGTGCAGCGTGATGGCAAGCAGCACCGGCAAGGCCCAGATGGCAAGGGTGGCGATCAGCGATTCCATGAAGTCAGGGGGCAAAACGCCGCATTCTAGCAGAGCGGGGAAATCCCCCGCGTCCCCGCACGCCCTCCTCCGGCACTTTCAGTCGTTCTCCAGACCGAATGGCGCCAGATCCCCGCGGCCGGCGCGGATCAGCACCGGGGCGCCCGACGTCAGGTCGATCACGGTGGTCGCCTCCGGGCCACAATAGCCGGCCTCGATGACGAGTTCGACCTGCTTCTCGAGACGTTCTCGGATTTCCTCGGGGTCCGTCAGCGGAAAATCGTCATCGGGCAGGAGGAGCGTGGAGGTGAGGATGGGCTCGTCCAGTTCCTGCAGCAGCGCGGCCACGACGGGATGCTCGGGAACGCGCAGCCCGATCGTCTTGCGCTTGGGGTGCAGCACGCGCCGGGGCAGTTCCTTCGTACCCTCGAGGATGAAGGTGTACGGGCCCGGCGTGACCGCTTTCAGCAGACGATACTGGGCATTGTCGACCCGGGCGTATTTTGCAATTTCCGAGAGGTCGCGGCACATCAGGGTGAAGTGGTGGCGCTCGTCCACCCCACGCAACCTGCGGATCCGCTGCAGGAGATCAGCATCGCCGGTGAGGCCGCCGAGCGCGTAGGCCGAATCGGTGGGGAAAGCGACCAGCCCGCCGGCGCGCATGATCTCCGCCGCCTGGCGGATCAGCCGCGGTTGGGGAAACTCGGGGTGAAGCGAAAAGAACTGGGCCATGAATGCATTCCGGATCAGAGAAGCCCGGCGGCGACGGGCGCTGGCGCCACAAGTCGCGACCAGACGGGAACGAGGTCGGGCGGCAGCGGATCGCAACGACCGAGATCGACGGGGCTCTCGCTGCTACCGTGGAAATCGGAGGCGCGCGAGGCGAGCAGCCCACGGCGGCGCGCAACGCTCGCGAAGCGCTGCACGTCCGGAGCGGCATGCGCACCGGAGACGACCTCCAGCGCCTCGCCGCCGCAGGCAACGAAGGCGTCGAAGAGCGCGTCCATGTCGCCTGCGGAGAGACGGTAGCGCCCGGGATGAGCAATCACCGCGATGCCGCCGGCCGCGCGGATCCAGCCGACCGCGTCCTCGAGCCGCGCCCACACGTGGGGAACGAAGCCGGGTTTGCCGCGGGTCAGGTAGTAGCGGAACACTGTCCCGACATCGGGCATCAGTCCGCTCGCAACGATGTGGCGGGCAAAATGTGCGCGGCCGACCATCGCCGGGTTGCGCGCAAATCGGCGCGCGCCTTCGAGTACGCCATGCAGGCCGATCGCGTCGAGCGCGTCACTCATGGCCTGCGCCCGCTGCTCGCGGCCGCTGCGCACCTGGGCCAGCCCGTCCAGCAGTCGCGCATTGCGATGGTCTATGCCCAGGCCGACCACATGGATGGTCTCGTCGCGGAAGGTCACCGATATTTCCACCCCGGCGACCAGCGCAATGCCGCACTCGCACGCCGCGGCCGCCGCCTCGTCGATCCCACCCACTTCGTCATGATCGGTGAGTGCCAGCAGTTCGACGCCATTGGCCGCTGCGCGCTGCACCACCTCGGCGGGAGTCAGCCAGCCGTCCGATACGGTCGAGTGGCAATGAAGATCTGCATTCGAGAACATTGTCGGGGATCTGGGACGCCATCCCGGCCGGACGCCGGAACAGATATTTTTTTCATGATAGCAAACCGCATGGCCGCCCCGGCCGTTGCCAGTCCCTCGACGTGGTGCTATCGTCCGCCCGTCGCGCGGGAGCGGGTGAGCATTCCGGATAGAAAAACGCCGCTGGCAACATCCCGGAGATCGCGCTGGCAAGCGGACCGAATGCCGGCCCGGGGGAACAAAGCGAGCAAAAGCGACGCCTGCAGCGGCCGGCACACACCGGATCCACTGCCGCATCGACCGTCAGCTCGCGCCCTCCCGGACACCCGAGTCGGGATCGCACGGCTCTGCGACGCAGGCCCCCTGGGCATTGCGCTGACAGTCTCGACAACCGATTCCGCGTTTCGGCAGGAGCGTCCGGTTCCCATGCAGACGCCTATT
This genomic interval carries:
- a CDS encoding 3',5'-nucleoside bisphosphate phosphatase, which produces MFSNADLHCHSTVSDGWLTPAEVVQRAAANGVELLALTDHDEVGGIDEAAAAACECGIALVAGVEISVTFRDETIHVVGLGIDHRNARLLDGLAQVRSGREQRAQAMSDALDAIGLHGVLEGARRFARNPAMVGRAHFARHIVASGLMPDVGTVFRYYLTRGKPGFVPHVWARLEDAVGWIRAAGGIAVIAHPGRYRLSAGDMDALFDAFVACGGEALEVVSGAHAAPDVQRFASVARRRGLLASRASDFHGSSESPVDLGRCDPLPPDLVPVWSRLVAPAPVAAGLL
- a CDS encoding tryptophan--tRNA ligase gives rise to the protein MYAERVLSGMRPTGRLHLGHYHGVLKNWVKLQEEYPCLFFVADWHALTTVYDNPEVITDSVWDMLVDWLAAGVDPEKATIFIQSKVPQHAELHLLLSMISPVGWLERVPTYKDQQEKLAHKDLATYGFLGYPLLMSADILLYRADKVPVGEDQVPHIEFTREIARRFNHMFGREPGFEDKAREAVKKLGGKTGKLFEELRKRFQQEGETEALEQARLILRDAGSVSHVDLERLHGYLEGSGKMILVEPGALLTEAARMPGLDGQKMSKSYGNTIFLREDPATVTKKIRTMQTDPARVRRTDPGDPEKCPVWQFHLIYSDDDTRNWVQQGCRSAGIGCIECKQPVIDGVLKEQVIMHERAQRYLDDPALMRRIVADGCERAAVLAEETMRDVREAMGLSYR
- a CDS encoding site-2 protease family protein; amino-acid sequence: MESLIATLAIWALPVLLAITLHEAAHGYVARHFGDPTAELEGRITLNPFKHIDPVGTVIVPGAILALSSLLGSGGMLFGWAKPVPVNFNRLRRPKADMLWVAAAGPFMNFLMALGWALLLKFGMSDPHGMYAEPMREMGMAGIQINSVLMLLNLLPIPPLDGGRIVVSLLPHRLAWKFARIEPYGFPILLVLLFTGILGQILWPLIALFQILLATLFGF
- a CDS encoding L-threonylcarbamoyladenylate synthase; amino-acid sequence: MAQFFSLHPEFPQPRLIRQAAEIMRAGGLVAFPTDSAYALGGLTGDADLLQRIRRLRGVDERHHFTLMCRDLSEIAKYARVDNAQYRLLKAVTPGPYTFILEGTKELPRRVLHPKRKTIGLRVPEHPVVAALLQELDEPILTSTLLLPDDDFPLTDPEEIRERLEKQVELVIEAGYCGPEATTVIDLTSGAPVLIRAGRGDLAPFGLEND
- a CDS encoding segregation and condensation protein A, with amino-acid sequence MNMPLALAPAETPVPVEVFARLYGEPMLELPKDLYIPPDALEIFLDAFEGPLDLLLYLIRKANLNILDIPMAPLTEQYLVYVEAMRRHNLELAADYLLMAATLLEIKSRMLLPRPPRESEDESLDPRAELVRRLLEYEQMKMAAARLDAMPRIERDHEWVGIFVAEKVIERLPEVSLHDLQFAWLKIMKKARLTQHHQVKRDELSVREHMTTILRKLADGGFVVFDTLFESARGPASLVVSFLAVLELVKEKLVHVAQNEPFAPIYVKLADAANDA